The following are encoded together in the Kwoniella europaea PYCC6329 chromosome 1, complete sequence genome:
- a CDS encoding allantoinase, whose protein sequence is MTKQILLAPLAILPGKDQPQPTTIEIDLDSGVITSIKEGLVRPTEEDGDVMVIEIEEGKVVLPGLVDTHVHLNQPGRTEWEGFQTGTLAAISGGVTTVIDMPLNSIPPTTTLEGLKVKRAEAEKVGVNCDIGFWGGIIPGNADELVGMLDQGVKGFKCFLIESGVDEFPCVGEKDLIKACEALKDTNALILFHAELDSTAHTHASPPSPDPKEYSTFLASRPESWEVDALSLILKLARRYPSLRFHIVHLSAASALPSIRQARAEGVKNLTIETCFHYLCLTAEEIPDNATQFKCCPPIRNSSNRLELRQALIDGEIDYVVSDHSPCVPELKKGDFLESWGGISGLGLGLSLLWTEFQQDEKVDLGRVVDWMGSAQAKQVELEDKGGLKVGNKADWVLFDPKKQWEVTTQSLLFKNKISPYIGKTLSGLVEKTYLRGQLVWDHAKGVEGVNFSQGSLL, encoded by the exons ATGACAAAACAGATACTACTCGCTCCTCTCGCCATCTTACCTGGCAAGGACCAACCACAACCAACAACTATAGAAATTGATCTTGATTCAGGTGTgatcacatccatcaaagaGGGACTAGTGCGACccaccgaagaagatggagatgtgatggtgattgagatcgaagaaggCAAGGTGGTCTTACCTGGATTAGTAGA CACACATGTTCATCTGAACCAACCCGGTCGAACGGAGTGGGAAGGTTTCCAAACAGGTACATTAGCAGCGATCTCCGGAGGGGTGACCACGGTCATTGACATGCCTTTAAACTCCATTCCACCCACCACCACACTCGAGGGCCTCAAAGTGAAAAGAGCCGAAGCGGAAAAAGTAGGCGTAAATTGCGATATAGGATTCTGGGGTGGGATCATACCTGGCAATGCAGATGAATTGGTTGGGATGTTAGATCAGGGGGTTAAAGGATTTAAGTGTTTCTTGATTGAGTCGGGTGTCGAT GAATTCCCTTGTGTAGGTGAAAAGGATCTGATAAAAGCGTGTGAGgctttgaag GACACAAACGCgttgatcctcttccatgCCGAGCTTGACTCCACTGCCCATACTCATGCCTCTCCACCGTCACCTGACCCTAAAGAATATTCCACTTTTCTCGCATCCCGACCTGAATCATGGGAAGTAGACGCCttatccttgatcctcaAGCTAGCCAGACGTTATCCCTCTTTACGATTCCACATCGTCCATCTATCAGCCGCTTCTGCCCTTCCCTCAATTCGTCAAGCTCGCGCCGAGGGCGTCAAAAACCTCACGATCGAAACATGTTTTCATTATTTGTGTTTGACCGCCGAGGAAATACCAGATAATGCAACTCAATTCAAGTGCTGTCCGCCTATTCGAAATTCCTCTAACAGATTGGAACTCAGACAGGCTCTGATAGATGGTGAGATAGATTATGTGGTATCGGACCATTCGCCCTGTGTTCCCGAATTGAAAAAGGGCGATTTCCTAGAATCTTGGGGTGGTATATCGGGATTGGGCTTAGGGTTGAGTTTACTCTGGACCGAATTTcaacaagatgagaaagtggATCTGGGTAGGGTGGTAGATTGGATGGGCTCCGCACAAGCTAAACAAGTGGAATTAGAAGATAAGGGCGGATTGAAAGTTGGTAACAAGGCGGATTGGGTATTGTTCGATCCAAAGAAGCAGTGGGAGGTGACTACT CAATCCCTCTTGTTCAAAAATAAAATCTCACCTTATATAGGTAAGACCCTCAGTGGATTAGTGGAAAAGACGTATCTCCGAGGTCAATTAGTTTGGGATCATGCCAAGGGTGTAGAAGGAGTGAACTTCTCTCAAGGCAGTCTATTATGA